Proteins from a single region of Carassius carassius chromosome 25, fCarCar2.1, whole genome shotgun sequence:
- the st3gal1l2 gene encoding CMP-N-acetylneuraminate-beta-galactosamide-alpha-2,3-sialyltransferase 1 isoform X1, with protein sequence MQVFMHYRGSYLTAVICVILFCMLLVFQTPVDEVSEGMCACKDCVRQQTHSVWFNELYDLSVQPLLTQKNYVLSEDIFKYWKGLQKTKREGNYTAVVEKLFSLFPDKTQYSDDSPKRCRTCAVIGNSGNLKGSHYGHLIDLQDFVIRINMGPTKGYENDVGSKTTHRFLYPESAMDVDNSTYLVLSPFKILDMEWLISAFTTKNITRTYKRVRTSIKANRHKVMILHPAFIKYVHETWLLKRAKYPSTGFLAIIFALHVCDQVSTFGFGADQYGNWYHYFEKTSHKIRTGAHSGSLEFDTMMQLYLENKIQVYRGS encoded by the exons ATGCAGGTGTTCATGCATTATAGGGGTTCCTATTTGACAGCTGTCATTTGTGTGATCCTATTCTGCATGCTCCTGGTGTTCCAAACACCTGTGGATGAGGTCTCAGAAGGCATGTGTGCATGTAAAGACTGTGTCAGACAGCAGACCCACAGTGTTTGGTTCAATGAACTCTATGATCTCTCTGTTCAACCACTGCTCACCCAGAAAAATTATGTCCTCAGTGAAGATATCTTCAAGTATTGGAAG GGTCTTCAGAAAACTAAGAGAGAAGGCAACTACACTGCAGTGGTGGAGAAGTTGTTTTCTCTATTTCCAGATAAAACACAATACTCAGATGATAGTCCAAAGCGCTGCAGGACGTGTGCTGTGATCGGAAACTCAGGGAACCTTAAAGGATCCCATTATGGACATCTCATAGATCTTCAAGACTTTGTCATTAG GATAAATATGGGCCCTACAAAAGGTTATGAGAATGATGTGGGTTCTAAGACCACTCACCGGTTTCTATATCCTGAGAGCGCTATGGATGTGGACAACTCCACCTACCTGGTGCTTTCCCCATTCAAGATTCTGGATATGGAGTGGCTCATCAGTGCCTTTACCACTAAGAACATCACACG CACTTACAAAAGAGTAAGGACAAGCATAAAAGCCAACAGACATAAG GTGATGATTCTACATCCAGCTTTCATTAAGTATGTCCATGAGACTTGGTTGCTGAAACGTGCCAAATATCCATCGACTGGCTTCCTCGCTATTATATTTGCCCTGCACGTCTGTGATCAG GTTTCCACGTTTGGGTTTGGTGCAGACCAATATGGAAACTGGTACCACTACTTTGAGAAAACCTCACATAAAATTCGTACTGGTGCTCATAGTGGCAGCTTGGAATTCGACACCATGATGCAACTATACCTGGAAAACAAAATTCAGGTGTACAGAGGAAGTTAA
- the st3gal1l2 gene encoding CMP-N-acetylneuraminate-beta-galactosamide-alpha-2,3-sialyltransferase 1 isoform X2 has protein sequence MQVFMHYRGSYLTAVICVILFCMLLVFQTPVDEVSEGMCACKDCVRQQTHSVWFNELYDLSVQPLLTQKNYVLSEDIFKYWKGLQKTKREGNYTAVVEKLFSLFPDKTQYSDDSPKRCRTCAVIGNSGNLKGSHYGHLIDLQDFVISTYKRVRTSIKANRHKVMILHPAFIKYVHETWLLKRAKYPSTGFLAIIFALHVCDQVSTFGFGADQYGNWYHYFEKTSHKIRTGAHSGSLEFDTMMQLYLENKIQVYRGS, from the exons ATGCAGGTGTTCATGCATTATAGGGGTTCCTATTTGACAGCTGTCATTTGTGTGATCCTATTCTGCATGCTCCTGGTGTTCCAAACACCTGTGGATGAGGTCTCAGAAGGCATGTGTGCATGTAAAGACTGTGTCAGACAGCAGACCCACAGTGTTTGGTTCAATGAACTCTATGATCTCTCTGTTCAACCACTGCTCACCCAGAAAAATTATGTCCTCAGTGAAGATATCTTCAAGTATTGGAAG GGTCTTCAGAAAACTAAGAGAGAAGGCAACTACACTGCAGTGGTGGAGAAGTTGTTTTCTCTATTTCCAGATAAAACACAATACTCAGATGATAGTCCAAAGCGCTGCAGGACGTGTGCTGTGATCGGAAACTCAGGGAACCTTAAAGGATCCCATTATGGACATCTCATAGATCTTCAAGACTTTGTCATTAG CACTTACAAAAGAGTAAGGACAAGCATAAAAGCCAACAGACATAAG GTGATGATTCTACATCCAGCTTTCATTAAGTATGTCCATGAGACTTGGTTGCTGAAACGTGCCAAATATCCATCGACTGGCTTCCTCGCTATTATATTTGCCCTGCACGTCTGTGATCAG GTTTCCACGTTTGGGTTTGGTGCAGACCAATATGGAAACTGGTACCACTACTTTGAGAAAACCTCACATAAAATTCGTACTGGTGCTCATAGTGGCAGCTTGGAATTCGACACCATGATGCAACTATACCTGGAAAACAAAATTCAGGTGTACAGAGGAAGTTAA